Sequence from the Mesorhizobium sp. PAMC28654 genome:
GGCGTGAGGCGGGCCTGCTGCAGCCGCTCGATACGTCCAGGATCACCGGTTGGAAAGACCTCAATCCCGGCATCATGGCGATGAAGAATCTCGCCACGACCGATGACGGCAAGGCCTGGTTCATGCCCTGGGACTGGGGCAACACGCTGGTCACCTACAATTCCGAGAAGGTCGACGAGAAGGACATCCAGTCGCTGAAGGCCTTTGCCGATCCCAAGTTCAAGGGCCGGGTATCGATCGGCGACAATGTCGACGATGCCTACGCGCTGGCCAGCCTCGCCATCGGCCTGAAGGACTGGACCAAGATGACGGACGACCAGTTCAAGCAGGCGTCCGACTTCCTGCGCCAGGTGCACAAGAACGTTCGGCTCTACTGGACCGACAATACGGAGATCGTACAGGCCTTCACCGGTGGCGAGGTCGATCTTGCCTGGGCCTGGAACGACGCCGCCGTGCAGTCGGCGCTCGCCGGCTCGCCGATCAAGGCGAAGCGCGACACCAATGAAGGCATTTCGACCTGGGTCTGCGGCTATGTCTTGTTCAAGGATGCGCCGGGCAATATCGACAAGGCTTATGATTACCTGAACGCGGTGAACGATCCGGCCGTCGCCAACGTCCTGGTCAAGGACTGGGGCTATGGCCAGGCCAATGCCAAGGGCATGGCCGGCGTCGATCCGGCGGTGCTCAAGGGCAAGGGCTATGACGACGTGGAGAAATTCGTCGACAAGACGCTGTTCCAATCGCCGCTGTCGTCGGACTTGAAGCTCAAGATGATCGCCGAATTCGAGAAGATCAAAGCCGGCTACTGAACGTGCAGCGCGTCTACAGCTCGCCTGCCGGAAACGGACGGCGGGCGGGCTCGCCAAAGTTGCAGAATTCTCCTAACCTCGCCATGATGTTCTCGCGAAGGGGGAGTTTCGCGCCATGAATTCCATGTTTCGCCGTCTTGTCCTTGC
This genomic interval carries:
- a CDS encoding ABC transporter substrate-binding protein; translated protein: MKTMTRRLALTLGLAATLAASAAALAIAADKDLIVFDWSGYEAPGFHPKYVEKHGDSPTFAFFGDEDEAFEKIRSGFKSDLGHPCSQSVVKWREAGLLQPLDTSRITGWKDLNPGIMAMKNLATTDDGKAWFMPWDWGNTLVTYNSEKVDEKDIQSLKAFADPKFKGRVSIGDNVDDAYALASLAIGLKDWTKMTDDQFKQASDFLRQVHKNVRLYWTDNTEIVQAFTGGEVDLAWAWNDAAVQSALAGSPIKAKRDTNEGISTWVCGYVLFKDAPGNIDKAYDYLNAVNDPAVANVLVKDWGYGQANAKGMAGVDPAVLKGKGYDDVEKFVDKTLFQSPLSSDLKLKMIAEFEKIKAGY